The window CGGCGGGAGCGCCCAGAGGAAGTACGACTGGTCCTTCTTCTCGTCCACCCCGCGGAGGAGGACGGCGTTCCCCCGCCGGTCGGTGCCCATCCGGGCGTAGTGCCCGGTGGCGATGGCGTCGCACCCCAGCATCTCGCCGCGGCGCAGCAGGTCGCGGAACTTGGTGTTCCCGTTGCAGCGCACGCACGGGTTCGGGGTGCGCCCCGCGGCGTACTCCGCGACGAAGTCGTCGATCACGTCGCGCGTGAACTCGCGCTCCACGTCGAAGACGTAGTGCGCGATCCCCAGCCGGTCCGCGACGCGGCGGGCGTCCATGATCCCCTCCAGGCCGCAGCACGTCTTCCCCGTGCCCTCGACGTCGTCCGAGTAGCAGAAGGTCTTCATGGTGACGCCGACCACCTCGTGCCCCTCCTCCACCAGGAGCGCCGCGGCCACGGAGGAATCGACCCCGCCCGACATGGCGACCAGTACCCTGCGCTTCATGGAACTAGAGTGCGTGAGTGACTTCTTTTTCAGATCGGCGCAAAGGACCGGAGCCGCGCCACGACCACCGGGACGACCTCGAGCACGCGGTCGATCTCCTCCGCCGTGGTCTCCTTCCCCAGCGAGAACCGCAGCGAGGGTGAGGCCGCGTGCTCGTCCAGCCCCATGGCGGTGAGCACGTGCGAGGGCGCGGCGGCGCCGCTGGAGCACGCCGACCCGCCCGAGGCGGCGATCCCTTCCAGGTCCAGCGCGGGGACGAGCGCGCCGCCGTCCACCCCCTGGATGCACACGTTGAGCACCGTCGGGAGGCGCTCCGCGCCCGCGGCGTTCACCACCAGCTCCGGGATCGCCGCCCGGAGCCCCGCCTCCAGCCGGTCCCGCAGCGCGCCGAGGCGCGCCATCTCCGCCTCGCGGTCGCGCACCGCCAGCTCCGCCGCCAGGGCCATCCCCACCGCACCGGCCACGTCCTCCGTCCCGGGGCGCAGCCCGCGCTCCTGGTTCCCGCCGTACACCAGCGGGTGGAGGCGCGTCCCCCTGCGCACGAAGAGCGCGCCGACGCCCCGAGGGCCGCCCACCTTGTGCGCGCTGAGCGAGAGCAGCGCCGCGGGGACCTGGTCCATCCGCACCGGGAGCTTCCCGAAGGCCTGCACGGCGTCGGTGTGGAAGACCACCCCCGCCTCCCGGCACCGCTCCGCGATCCGGGGGACCGGCTGGACGGCGCCCACCTCGTTGTTGGCCCACATCACCGACACCACCGCCGGCTTCGGCTCCAGCAGCGCGTGGAGCTCCTCCTCGCGCACGACGCCGTTCGCGTCCACCGGGACCACGTGGAAGCTGGAGCCCGCGATGCGCGTGGTGGCCTTCGCGGCGGCGAGCACCGCCTTGTGCTCGATGGCCGAGCAGACCACCGGCTGTCTCGGGGCGAAGTGCGCCCGCCCCAGCACGGCCAGGTTGTCGGCCTCGGTCCCCCCACGGGTGAACACCACCTCCAGCGGCGCGGCCCCCAGCACCGCCGCCAGCCGGGCGCGCGCGTCCTCCAGCGCCGCGCGCGCCTCCCGCCCCCAGCGGTGCAGGCTGGACGGGTTCCCGAAGCGCTCCTCCATGTAGGGGAGCATCGCTTCGCGAACCTCTCTCCGCAGCGGGGAGGTGGCCGCGTGGTCCAGGTAGATGGGCTGCATCAGGGTCTCGCCTCGGGGAAGCCGGCAGTCTTGATAACCGCCAGCGGACAATTGGTTTCCGGGCTCCGCGCCCGGCCGGCTTTCTTGAGGGGCGCACACCCCCCTGTTACATTCGGTTGCCGGCCGCGCGAACTTCTCCGCCAGAGAGAGCAGCGATGATCCCGCCTCTCCCCGACCACCGCCCGCAGACCTTCCGCACCACCGTCCACGGCACGGTCTTCGGCGAGCGCGCCGCGCACCTGGAAGCGCTGGAGCCCGGCGACCGGCTCATCCTGATCCCGGACCCGCCGGACGAGGAGGATCCCGCGGTGTGGGTCCACCTGACGGAGGGCGACCCCATCGGCCACCTGCCCCCGGAGATCAACGCCTGGCTCGCGCCCTGGCTGCTGCGGGGCGGGGCCGCCTCCGCCGTGGCGGTGCGGGTGAA of the Longimicrobiaceae bacterium genome contains:
- a CDS encoding cysteine desulfurase family protein; translation: MQPIYLDHAATSPLRREVREAMLPYMEERFGNPSSLHRWGREARAALEDARARLAAVLGAAPLEVVFTRGGTEADNLAVLGRAHFAPRQPVVCSAIEHKAVLAAAKATTRIAGSSFHVVPVDANGVVREEELHALLEPKPAVVSVMWANNEVGAVQPVPRIAERCREAGVVFHTDAVQAFGKLPVRMDQVPAALLSLSAHKVGGPRGVGALFVRRGTRLHPLVYGGNQERGLRPGTEDVAGAVGMALAAELAVRDREAEMARLGALRDRLEAGLRAAIPELVVNAAGAERLPTVLNVCIQGVDGGALVPALDLEGIAASGGSACSSGAAAPSHVLTAMGLDEHAASPSLRFSLGKETTAEEIDRVLEVVPVVVARLRSFAPI
- a CDS encoding HIRAN domain-containing protein, with the translated sequence MIPPLPDHRPQTFRTTVHGTVFGERAAHLEALEPGDRLILIPDPPDEEDPAVWVHLTEGDPIGHLPPEINAWLAPWLLRGGAASAVAVRVKGAEVPSWKRLLIEVRCREA